One Phaseolus vulgaris cultivar G19833 chromosome 2, P. vulgaris v2.0, whole genome shotgun sequence DNA window includes the following coding sequences:
- the LOC137810116 gene encoding calmodulin-like protein 30: protein MSNLSFLKFNYSFSWKPSSSRKHLAQKNSFISRQTSNNEGQSFQPKEEEMKWVFQKFDTNKDGKISLEEYKAAARALDRGIGEAEAVKAFRVMDSDGDGFIDFREFVEMLNGEGRIKEADIKNAFQVFDLNGDGKISAQELSQVLKRLGESCSLSACKKMVKGVDGNGDGFIDLNEFTRMMMSGKKLG, encoded by the coding sequence ATGTCGAATTTGAGTTTCCTCAAGTTCAACTATAGCTTCTCATGGAAGCCCTCCTCTTCACGCAAGCATTTAGCCCAGAAGAACAGCTTCATATCAAGACAAACATCGAATAATGAAGGACAAAGTTTCCAACCAAAAGAAGAGGAAATGAAATGGGTGTTCCAAAAATTTGACACCAACAAAGATGGCAAGATCTCACTTGAAGAGTACAAGGCTGCTGCAAGGGCTTTAGATAGGGGCATTGGGGAAGCTGAAGCAGTCAAGGCTTTTAGGGTGATGGACTCTGATGGAGATGGCTTCATTGACTTCAGAGAGTTCGTGGAGATGCTCAACGGAGAGGGTAGGATTAAAGAAGCGGATATCAAGAATGCTTTTCAAGTGTTTGATTTGAACGGTGATGGGAAGATTAGTGCTCAGGAGTTGTCCCAAGTTCTCAAGAGGCTAGGAGAGAGTTGCAGCCTTAGTGCATGCAAAAAAATGGTCAAAGGGGTCGATGGTAATGGAGATGGTTTTATTGACTTGAACGAGTTTACGAGGATGATGATGAGTGGGAAGAAACTGGGCTAA
- the LOC137810117 gene encoding uncharacterized protein isoform X1 produces the protein MACLDMYNNSEHKRDDNHHHHHHNHQIAPMSPRISFSNDFVDVQQAMKQQEQRASRSDAPAVSSDFEFSVTNYSMMSADELFFKGRLLSYKDNCNNQMMQQRATTTTLKEELLTNDDECDQGFSLKPPKASSTRWKGLLGLRKTHIGSKKPHKSTEASSEPRSALANESSPISLELINEGGSNYVPYGVGEY, from the exons ATGGCATGCTTAGACATGTACAACAACTCGGAGCACAAGCGTGATgataatcatcatcatcatcatcataatcaTCAGATTGCTCCAATGAGCCCTAGAATCTCTTTCTCAAATGATTTTGTGGATGTGCAGCAGGCCATGAAGCAACAAGAACAAAGAGCCTCAAGATCAGACGCGCCTGCAGTATCCTCAGACTTCGAATTTTCAGTCACAAATTACTCCATGATGAGTGCTGATGAGCTTTTTTTCAAGGGCAGGTTGTTGTCGTACAAGGACAATTGCAACAACCAGATGATGCAGCAAAGGGCTACCACCACCACTCTCAAGGAAGAGCTCCTCACAAATGACGATGAATGTGATCAGGGTTTTTCTCTCAAGCCACCCAAGGCCTCCTCAACAAGGTGGAAGGGCCTGTTGGGTCTCAGAAAGACTCACATTGGCTCCAAGAAGCCTCACAAGAGTACTGAAGCTTCTTCAGAACCAAGGTCTGCATTGGCCAATGAATCGTCTCCAATTTCTCTG GAACTTATAAATGAAGGAGGCTCAAATTATGTTCCTTATGGGGTTGGTGAGTATTGA
- the LOC137810117 gene encoding uncharacterized protein isoform X2, which yields MACLDMYNNSEHKRDDNHHHHHHNHQIAPMSPRISFSNDFVDVQQAMKQQEQRASRSDAPAVSSDFEFSVTNYSMMSADELFFKGRLLSYKDNCNNQMMQQRATTTTLKEELLTNDDECDQGFSLKPPKASSTRWKGLLGLRKTHIGSKKPHKSTEASSEPRNL from the exons ATGGCATGCTTAGACATGTACAACAACTCGGAGCACAAGCGTGATgataatcatcatcatcatcatcataatcaTCAGATTGCTCCAATGAGCCCTAGAATCTCTTTCTCAAATGATTTTGTGGATGTGCAGCAGGCCATGAAGCAACAAGAACAAAGAGCCTCAAGATCAGACGCGCCTGCAGTATCCTCAGACTTCGAATTTTCAGTCACAAATTACTCCATGATGAGTGCTGATGAGCTTTTTTTCAAGGGCAGGTTGTTGTCGTACAAGGACAATTGCAACAACCAGATGATGCAGCAAAGGGCTACCACCACCACTCTCAAGGAAGAGCTCCTCACAAATGACGATGAATGTGATCAGGGTTTTTCTCTCAAGCCACCCAAGGCCTCCTCAACAAGGTGGAAGGGCCTGTTGGGTCTCAGAAAGACTCACATTGGCTCCAAGAAGCCTCACAAGAGTACTGAAGCTTCTTCAGAACCAAG GAACTTATAA